One segment of Thermococcus profundus DNA contains the following:
- a CDS encoding type II toxin-antitoxin system VapC family toxin, with translation MTLPDSILFDATSMIKMHTASRRRLLEVTLAKFNVFVPVISIYKYLVSKAYINRKIENEFKVLKEIYSVLPLTDDIVIHGAKIEAKLLKKGLRLEVDDILTGTFAIKHRMLLVTADPERYKALTEFGLDLMDLDRFLKEVERMVEEELKA, from the coding sequence ATGACCCTCCCGGACAGCATCCTCTTTGACGCAACGTCGATGATAAAGATGCACACGGCGAGCAGGAGAAGGCTCCTTGAAGTAACCCTGGCCAAGTTCAACGTCTTCGTCCCCGTAATTTCAATTTACAAGTACCTGGTCTCAAAAGCTTACATAAACAGGAAGATAGAGAACGAATTCAAAGTCCTCAAAGAGATCTACTCCGTCCTGCCTCTCACCGATGACATCGTGATCCACGGCGCAAAGATAGAGGCCAAACTCCTCAAGAAGGGCCTGAGACTCGAAGTCGATGACATTCTCACCGGTACGTTCGCCATAAAGCATAGAATGCTCCTAGTGACAGCCGATCCCGAAAGGTACAAAGCCCTCACGGAGTTCGGACTCGATCTGATGGATCTCGACAGATTCCTGAAGGAAGTTGAAAGAATGGTTGAAGAGGAGCTAAAAGCTTAG
- the trmB gene encoding HTH-type sugar-sensing transcriptional regulator TrmB: MTMEIPPNLAQALSEIGFTKYETLTYWTLLVYGPSTAKEVSSKSGVPYNRVYDTISSLRKRGFVTEVEGNPKVYAAYSPRIAFLRFKKELEEIMEQFERALREVKPEEERPAIWRSRDFKEALEMFRESLSSARNEVVVVIPSEFFDCIRDDLVATFERGVTVSIYTDRVPDLSMFSGKGNLFLRRFYKLNHIVGMVDGREVITVQNVAFNSKNPPAFKSTYPEIIFSQYSLIIEIFKESELEAEVLNNPSDIRFFAMFHAADFVRRHLQESQITAVVQGRHLKTGKYETLQGLVVGYTLSLKEAVNNIHIETEGGVVKVGGMFAVVEDYESTDVRFGLASD; encoded by the coding sequence ATGACGATGGAAATTCCCCCCAACCTCGCGCAGGCCCTCAGTGAGATAGGCTTCACGAAGTATGAAACGCTTACCTACTGGACCCTCCTCGTCTACGGCCCCAGCACAGCGAAGGAGGTCTCCTCCAAGAGCGGGGTGCCTTACAACAGGGTTTACGACACCATCTCCTCCCTGAGGAAGAGGGGGTTCGTCACAGAGGTTGAGGGGAACCCGAAAGTGTATGCCGCCTACTCACCCAGGATAGCCTTTCTGAGGTTCAAAAAGGAGCTTGAGGAGATAATGGAGCAGTTTGAACGGGCCCTCAGGGAGGTAAAGCCCGAAGAAGAGAGGCCCGCGATATGGAGGAGCAGGGATTTCAAAGAGGCCCTCGAGATGTTTCGGGAGTCCCTCTCGTCGGCTAGAAACGAGGTGGTGGTGGTCATTCCGAGCGAGTTCTTTGACTGCATCAGGGACGATCTCGTGGCCACTTTCGAGAGGGGTGTAACCGTCTCTATCTATACTGACAGGGTCCCCGATCTCTCGATGTTCTCGGGAAAGGGCAACCTCTTTCTGAGGCGCTTTTACAAGCTCAACCACATAGTTGGCATGGTCGATGGGAGGGAAGTGATAACCGTCCAGAACGTCGCGTTCAACTCCAAGAACCCTCCCGCGTTCAAATCCACGTATCCGGAGATAATCTTCTCCCAGTACAGCCTTATAATAGAGATCTTCAAGGAGTCTGAACTTGAGGCGGAGGTTCTCAACAACCCCAGCGATATCAGGTTCTTCGCGATGTTTCATGCTGCGGACTTCGTGAGACGCCACCTTCAGGAGAGTCAGATAACCGCGGTGGTTCAGGGGAGGCATCTGAAGACCGGAAAGTACGAGACACTGCAGGGACTGGTGGTTGGCTACACCCTTTCCCTCAAGGAGGCGGTGAACAACATCCACATTGAGACTGAGGGGGGAGTCGTTAAAGTCGGGGGAATGTTCGCGGTTGTTGAGGACTACGAGAGCACCGACGTGAGGTTTGGACTGGCTTCTGATTGA
- a CDS encoding glycogen/starch synthase, producing MRILMLGFEYLPVKVGGLAEALTSIAEGLARLGHEVVVFTPDHGRNLGEPAETFEITSFGERVEVTVRKRTQNGVTLYSLSGGVLSDPDVYGPGWDGMLRKAVLFGKASAGLLNRIINDFKPDVVHAHDWHTVFALGLLKKYFGIRSVFTVHRLNRAKVPALYFHEANLAELAPYPDLDPEHTAAYIADAVTTVSRSYLWEEWSFFGLFEGKVTHVFNGIECSFWNEELMEMKDLPREERRKRILEKLGLPDGRAFMFIGRFDRAQKGVDTLLKAVELLSKDPAFREMRFIIIGKGDPELEAMARRMESQFPENVKVITELLPREFVRELYGSVDFVIIPSYFEPFGLVQLEAMCLGAVPIGSAVGGIKDTVVDLEADPERATGFLVPPRDAFSLAKAIVRAMELDEETLNGLRENGKRHAREDFTWERACRRYVKVYENGVDKAMSFLR from the coding sequence ATGAGGATTCTGATGCTTGGCTTTGAGTACCTGCCGGTCAAAGTTGGGGGCCTGGCCGAGGCTCTAACAAGCATAGCCGAGGGCCTGGCCAGACTTGGCCACGAGGTCGTTGTCTTCACACCCGACCACGGACGGAACCTCGGTGAGCCGGCGGAGACCTTTGAGATAACTTCCTTCGGAGAGAGGGTTGAGGTGACCGTGAGGAAGAGAACTCAAAACGGTGTCACCCTCTACTCCCTCTCCGGCGGGGTTTTGAGCGACCCCGATGTTTACGGTCCTGGCTGGGACGGAATGCTTAGGAAAGCGGTTCTCTTTGGAAAGGCCAGCGCTGGTCTCCTCAACAGGATAATCAATGACTTCAAGCCCGATGTGGTTCACGCCCACGACTGGCATACGGTCTTCGCTCTAGGCCTTTTGAAGAAGTACTTTGGGATAAGGAGCGTCTTCACGGTACACAGGCTCAACAGGGCCAAGGTCCCGGCTCTCTACTTCCACGAGGCAAACCTCGCCGAACTCGCGCCTTATCCTGACCTCGACCCCGAGCACACCGCCGCGTACATAGCCGATGCCGTAACCACCGTCAGCAGGAGCTACCTCTGGGAGGAGTGGAGCTTCTTCGGCCTCTTCGAGGGCAAGGTTACTCACGTTTTCAACGGGATAGAGTGCTCCTTCTGGAACGAGGAGCTGATGGAGATGAAGGATCTCCCCAGGGAAGAGCGGAGAAAGAGGATTCTGGAAAAGCTCGGCCTCCCCGACGGCAGGGCCTTCATGTTCATAGGACGCTTCGACAGGGCACAGAAGGGGGTGGATACTCTCCTCAAAGCTGTAGAACTCCTCTCTAAAGACCCTGCCTTCAGGGAGATGCGCTTCATCATCATAGGTAAGGGAGATCCCGAGCTTGAAGCCATGGCGAGACGGATGGAAAGCCAGTTCCCGGAGAACGTCAAGGTGATAACCGAACTCCTGCCCAGGGAGTTCGTCCGTGAGCTCTACGGCTCCGTGGACTTCGTGATAATCCCTTCCTACTTCGAACCTTTTGGATTGGTACAGCTTGAGGCCATGTGTCTCGGGGCGGTTCCGATAGGCAGCGCCGTTGGGGGGATTAAGGACACGGTAGTAGATCTCGAAGCGGATCCTGAGAGGGCTACGGGTTTTCTCGTTCCACCCAGAGATGCTTTTTCTCTCGCAAAGGCCATAGTACGCGCCATGGAACTCGACGAGGAAACCCTAAATGGGCTCAGGGAGAACGGAAAGAGGCACGCCAGGGAGGACTTCACCTGGGAAAGAGCCTGCAGGAGATACGTGAAGGTCTATGAAAACGGTGTGGACAAGGCGATGTCCTTCCTCCGCTAG
- the treT gene encoding trehalose synthase has translation MFEVEKFGGEGKRLEDYREIIGEESLERIREKAEGLRGRSFANVNSTSFGGGVAEILHNLIPLMRDTGLDARWFVIEGSDEFFNVTKSFHNALQGNRELKLTEEMKRLYLETNRKNAEDVDLGSFDYVLVHDPQPAPLIEFYEKRGPWIWRCHIDLSDPNGDFWSFLREFVAKYDRYIFHMEDYVREDLDMEKVVIMPPSIDPLSEKNRELGETEILKTLERFDVDPDRPILTQVARFDPWKGVFEVIDVYRKVKERVPEVQLLLVGVMAHDDPEGWVYFEKTLRKIGEDYDVKVLTNLNGVHAREVNAFQRASDVVLQMSIREGFGLTVTEAMWKEKPVIGRAVGGIKLQIVDGKTGFLVDGVEEAVEKVLYLLRHPEVAEEMGRQAKERVRENFIITRHLERYLDLLNSF, from the coding sequence ATGTTTGAGGTTGAGAAGTTCGGTGGAGAAGGAAAGAGGCTGGAGGATTACAGGGAAATAATCGGGGAGGAGAGCCTGGAGCGGATCAGGGAGAAGGCAGAAGGGCTTAGAGGGAGGAGCTTCGCCAACGTGAACTCCACCTCATTTGGCGGTGGCGTGGCGGAGATACTCCACAACCTCATCCCCCTCATGAGGGACACTGGCCTGGACGCGCGGTGGTTCGTCATAGAAGGCAGCGACGAGTTCTTCAACGTCACCAAGAGCTTCCACAACGCCCTCCAAGGGAACAGGGAGCTGAAGCTCACGGAGGAGATGAAGAGGCTGTACCTGGAGACCAACAGGAAGAACGCCGAAGACGTTGACCTCGGCTCCTTCGACTACGTCCTCGTCCACGACCCCCAGCCGGCTCCGCTGATAGAGTTCTACGAGAAGAGAGGGCCCTGGATATGGAGGTGCCACATTGACCTGAGCGACCCCAACGGGGATTTCTGGAGCTTCCTCAGGGAGTTCGTCGCTAAGTACGACCGGTACATATTCCACATGGAGGACTACGTCAGGGAAGACCTTGATATGGAAAAAGTTGTGATAATGCCTCCCTCTATAGACCCGCTGAGCGAGAAGAACAGGGAGCTGGGTGAAACAGAGATACTCAAAACACTCGAAAGGTTCGATGTTGACCCTGACAGGCCAATACTGACCCAGGTCGCCCGCTTTGACCCATGGAAGGGCGTCTTTGAAGTTATAGACGTGTACAGAAAGGTCAAGGAGAGAGTTCCCGAGGTTCAGCTGCTCCTAGTTGGCGTGATGGCCCACGACGACCCCGAGGGCTGGGTGTACTTCGAGAAGACCCTGAGGAAGATAGGAGAGGACTACGACGTGAAAGTCCTGACAAACCTCAACGGGGTTCACGCCAGGGAAGTCAACGCCTTCCAGAGGGCCAGCGACGTGGTGCTTCAGATGTCGATAAGGGAAGGCTTTGGGCTGACCGTCACCGAGGCCATGTGGAAGGAGAAACCTGTGATAGGGAGGGCCGTTGGGGGCATAAAGCTTCAGATAGTCGACGGGAAGACTGGCTTTCTGGTGGACGGCGTGGAGGAAGCCGTTGAAAAGGTCCTGTATCTCCTCAGGCATCCCGAAGTGGCGGAGGAGATGGGAAGGCAGGCCAAGGAGAGGGTCAGGGAGAACTTCATAATAACGCGGCACCTCGAAAGGTACCTCGACCTCCTAAACTCTTTTTAA
- a CDS encoding radical SAM protein, with the protein MVWETPYFSYAVRELPKGCQLCVRGEKLVLFTTGKCPRDCFYCPLSPWRREDVVYANERPVKSVDEVIEEAMIQEAKGAGVTGGDPLARLERTVGYIKALKENFGEDFHIHLYTTGALATEKALSKLYDAGLDEIRFHPDLFNPNSKLFKVEIENIKNAFDFDWDVGGEIPSIPGQMERMKWYAEFLDKHGARFLNVNELEFSEMTLKTLLDMGFQPVSDESSAIKGSLELGLEFLEWGEENTSLSYHLCTAKLKDAVQLKNRLRRMARNVAKPYMEITEEGTLRFGIAEYDDLDELYEFLVEEAEVPGEWLHINREKGRIEMPEEVAVELADAIEGNVKFFIVEEYPTWDRLEVERVPLP; encoded by the coding sequence TTGGTCTGGGAGACGCCGTACTTTTCATACGCCGTGAGAGAACTTCCTAAAGGCTGTCAGCTCTGCGTTAGGGGTGAGAAGCTCGTTCTTTTCACTACAGGAAAGTGCCCAAGGGACTGCTTCTACTGCCCCCTCAGCCCCTGGAGGAGAGAAGACGTCGTTTACGCCAACGAGAGACCGGTTAAAAGCGTTGATGAGGTCATTGAAGAGGCCATGATACAGGAAGCCAAAGGTGCTGGGGTTACGGGAGGGGATCCTTTAGCGAGATTGGAAAGAACCGTGGGGTACATAAAAGCCCTCAAGGAGAACTTTGGGGAGGACTTCCACATCCACCTCTACACCACTGGGGCTTTAGCAACCGAAAAGGCCCTCTCGAAGCTCTACGACGCCGGACTCGATGAGATACGCTTCCATCCGGATCTCTTCAATCCAAACTCCAAGCTCTTCAAAGTTGAAATAGAGAACATAAAGAATGCCTTTGACTTCGACTGGGACGTTGGGGGAGAAATCCCTTCAATCCCCGGCCAGATGGAGAGAATGAAGTGGTACGCGGAGTTCCTCGACAAACATGGAGCGAGATTCCTCAACGTGAACGAGCTGGAGTTCAGCGAGATGACGCTTAAAACGCTCCTAGACATGGGCTTTCAGCCGGTCAGCGACGAGAGCTCGGCGATAAAGGGCTCCCTCGAACTGGGCCTTGAGTTCCTTGAGTGGGGCGAGGAAAACACCTCTCTGAGCTACCACCTGTGCACCGCCAAGCTGAAAGATGCAGTCCAGCTCAAAAACCGCCTCAGGAGAATGGCGAGGAACGTTGCTAAGCCCTACATGGAGATAACCGAGGAGGGGACGCTCCGCTTCGGCATAGCTGAGTACGATGACCTTGACGAGCTCTACGAGTTCCTCGTTGAGGAAGCGGAAGTTCCGGGGGAGTGGCTTCACATCAACCGCGAGAAGGGCAGGATAGAGATGCCGGAGGAGGTAGCTGTTGAGCTTGCTGACGCGATCGAGGGGAATGTGAAGTTCTTCATAGTGGAGGAGTACCCGACGTGGGACCGGCTCGAGGTCGAGAGGGTTCCCCTTCCATAA
- the malG gene encoding trehalose/maltose ABC transporter permease MalG, with amino-acid sequence MNEKELKKTLTVVGAVLMVLLCLFPFIWMLVISFTKDATFLGSPYVHFEFTVNNYRTVLGDPTLHFLDYFRNSMVIATLVTIVTVSVSALGAYAVSRIRFRGRLAVPIFVLGLSMFPQISLVGYLFKFIERLGWINTYKALFFPYVAWTMPLALWILLSYFTQLPKDLDEAALIDGASRFQALYKVVLPLSAPALFSTALLVFIAAFNEFMFALLFTTDHRARTVPVGIALFQGVHGEVPWGNIMAASAISTIPLVVLALVFQKYIVSGLTAGALKGE; translated from the coding sequence GTGAACGAGAAGGAGCTGAAGAAAACGCTGACGGTCGTAGGGGCCGTCCTCATGGTCCTTCTCTGCCTGTTTCCGTTCATATGGATGCTGGTCATCTCCTTTACGAAGGACGCCACATTCCTCGGTTCCCCCTACGTCCATTTCGAGTTCACGGTGAACAACTATCGGACGGTTCTCGGCGATCCAACACTGCACTTCCTCGACTACTTCAGGAACAGCATGGTAATAGCGACGCTAGTAACTATAGTCACCGTCAGCGTGTCGGCTCTTGGAGCCTACGCAGTTTCCAGAATAAGGTTCAGGGGAAGGCTCGCAGTTCCCATCTTCGTCCTGGGACTTTCAATGTTCCCCCAGATAAGCCTGGTCGGCTACCTCTTCAAGTTCATAGAGCGGCTCGGGTGGATAAACACGTACAAGGCCCTGTTCTTCCCCTACGTCGCCTGGACAATGCCCCTGGCCCTCTGGATCCTGCTGAGCTACTTCACCCAGCTTCCTAAGGATCTCGATGAGGCAGCGCTCATAGACGGGGCTTCAAGGTTCCAGGCCCTTTACAAGGTTGTGCTTCCACTCTCAGCACCGGCTTTATTTTCAACGGCCCTCTTGGTCTTCATAGCGGCTTTCAACGAGTTCATGTTCGCCCTCCTGTTCACCACGGATCACAGGGCCAGAACCGTGCCCGTCGGCATCGCCCTCTTCCAGGGGGTTCACGGAGAGGTTCCGTGGGGCAACATAATGGCCGCATCGGCAATATCCACCATACCGTTGGTTGTTCTAGCCCTCGTGTTCCAGAAGTACATAGTCAGCGGACTCACCGCTGGAGCCCTGAAAGGTGAATGA
- the bgaS gene encoding beta-galactosidase BgaS: protein MKEFMWGVVQSAFQFEMGDPLRRFMDTRTDWWYWVRDPFNIKNDLVSGHLPENGINNYGLYEIDHQLAKDMGLNAYQITVEWSRIFPCPTYGVEVDFERDSYGLIKRIKITEETLRELEGLANLREVKHYREVLGNLKKLGFSTFVTLNHQTQPIWLHDPIEVRQNFEKARARGWVDEKAIIEFAKFAAFAAWKFGDLVDFWATFDEPMVTVELGYLAPYVGWPPGILNPKAAKSVIINQLVGHARAYDAVKAFSDKPVGIILNIIPAYPRDPNDPKDVKATENYDLFHNRIFLDGVNEGKVDLEFSRDYVKIDHLKRNDWIGDNYYTREVIRYTEPKYDELPIINFVGTEGYGYSSDPNSVSKDNNPTSDFGWECFPKGMYDSIMIGNEYGKPIYITENGIADSRDLLRPRYIQEHVKKMFEAVQAGADVRGYFHWALTDNYEWAMGFKIKFGLYEVDPISKQRIPRPRSIEAYKKTVQEGLP, encoded by the coding sequence ATGAAGGAGTTCATGTGGGGCGTTGTGCAGTCAGCTTTTCAGTTTGAGATGGGGGACCCCCTCAGGAGGTTCATGGACACGAGGACCGACTGGTGGTACTGGGTTCGGGATCCGTTTAACATAAAAAACGACCTCGTGAGCGGTCATCTTCCGGAGAACGGCATTAACAACTACGGCCTCTACGAGATCGACCATCAGCTCGCGAAGGACATGGGGTTAAACGCGTACCAGATAACCGTGGAGTGGAGCAGGATTTTTCCATGCCCTACCTACGGCGTTGAGGTCGACTTTGAGAGGGATTCGTACGGGTTGATAAAGAGAATAAAGATAACCGAGGAAACCCTCCGCGAGCTCGAAGGGCTTGCGAACCTGAGGGAAGTGAAACACTACCGGGAAGTTCTTGGAAACCTCAAGAAACTCGGATTTTCTACCTTCGTTACCCTCAACCACCAAACCCAGCCAATATGGCTCCACGATCCAATAGAGGTTAGACAGAACTTTGAGAAAGCAAGGGCAAGGGGATGGGTCGATGAGAAGGCCATAATCGAGTTCGCAAAGTTCGCGGCTTTTGCCGCTTGGAAGTTCGGTGACCTGGTGGACTTCTGGGCAACTTTCGATGAGCCCATGGTGACGGTTGAGCTCGGCTATCTTGCACCCTACGTGGGGTGGCCACCCGGGATACTGAACCCGAAAGCCGCCAAGTCAGTGATCATCAACCAGCTCGTTGGGCATGCCAGGGCCTACGACGCCGTCAAGGCGTTCTCGGATAAACCCGTTGGGATAATCCTCAACATAATACCCGCGTACCCGCGCGATCCAAACGATCCGAAGGACGTGAAGGCAACCGAAAACTACGACCTGTTCCACAACAGAATATTCCTCGACGGCGTCAACGAAGGCAAGGTTGACCTTGAATTCAGCAGGGACTACGTAAAAATCGACCACCTGAAGAGAAACGACTGGATAGGCGATAACTACTACACCAGGGAGGTCATCAGGTACACCGAGCCCAAATACGATGAGCTCCCAATAATAAACTTCGTTGGAACGGAAGGGTACGGATACTCCTCCGATCCCAACAGCGTCTCAAAGGACAACAACCCAACGAGCGACTTCGGATGGGAGTGCTTCCCGAAGGGAATGTACGACTCAATCATGATTGGAAACGAGTACGGAAAGCCAATTTACATAACCGAGAACGGCATAGCCGATTCAAGGGACCTTTTAAGGCCGAGATACATTCAGGAGCATGTGAAAAAGATGTTTGAGGCGGTTCAAGCCGGAGCCGATGTAAGGGGCTATTTCCACTGGGCTCTGACAGATAACTACGAGTGGGCGATGGGTTTTAAAATAAAGTTCGGGCTCTATGAGGTGGATCCAATAAGCAAACAGAGAATACCAAGACCCAGGAGCATAGAGGCCTACAAGAAAACTGTGCAGGAGGGATTACCTTGA
- a CDS encoding carbohydrate ABC transporter permease: MGRIEYREEKLAYGMLSPMLAFVVLFIIIPVLGTFWISLHRDVTFIPGFKFVGLRNYVTVLEKPEFWHSFFVTVAFSVVSVSLETILGLVFALILNEEIKGRGILRAVVLIPWAVPTIISARTWQLMYNYSYGLFNWIFSHLGLGTVNWFGTPISAFFAVVFADVWKTTPFMTLLLLAGLQAIPKDAYEAAIIDGATMFQRFWHITLPLLRPVLIVAVTLRTIDALRVFDIIYVLTGGGPGGATTSVSLLAFNYYNLGDYGVGSAISILTFLTVLSFTIVYLKIGKFQEGLK; this comes from the coding sequence ATGGGCAGAATAGAGTACAGGGAGGAGAAGCTGGCCTACGGAATGCTCTCTCCCATGCTGGCCTTCGTCGTGCTCTTCATCATAATCCCGGTTCTTGGGACCTTCTGGATAAGTCTCCACAGGGACGTTACCTTCATACCCGGCTTCAAGTTCGTGGGCCTTAGGAACTACGTGACGGTGCTTGAGAAGCCGGAGTTCTGGCACTCCTTCTTTGTCACCGTTGCGTTCTCGGTTGTGAGTGTAAGTTTGGAGACGATTCTGGGTCTCGTCTTCGCGCTCATCCTGAACGAGGAGATCAAGGGTCGGGGAATCCTGAGGGCCGTTGTTCTGATTCCCTGGGCGGTTCCGACTATAATCTCCGCGAGGACTTGGCAGCTAATGTACAACTACAGCTACGGCCTCTTCAACTGGATCTTTTCCCATCTGGGCCTTGGAACCGTTAACTGGTTTGGAACCCCCATAAGCGCGTTCTTCGCGGTGGTCTTCGCAGATGTTTGGAAGACGACGCCTTTCATGACCCTTCTCCTGCTGGCCGGCCTTCAGGCCATTCCGAAGGACGCGTACGAGGCGGCCATAATAGACGGGGCAACGATGTTCCAGAGGTTCTGGCACATAACGCTTCCCCTCCTGAGGCCGGTTTTGATAGTGGCCGTGACGCTGAGAACTATCGACGCCCTGAGGGTCTTTGACATAATCTACGTCCTCACCGGAGGCGGTCCCGGAGGAGCCACGACTTCTGTTTCCCTCCTGGCCTTTAACTACTACAACCTCGGCGACTACGGGGTTGGTTCAGCGATTTCGATCCTGACCTTCTTGACGGTTCTGAGCTTCACAATAGTTTACCTCAAAATAGGGAAGTTCCAGGAGGGATTGAAGTGA
- a CDS encoding ribonuclease P protein component 2, whose translation MREKPKYLPPTLRDKNRYIAFQVIGERPFKKEEIKRVIWDASLSALGFLGSARAKPWFIKFDEKSQTGIARVDRKYVEELRFALTMITEINGSKVIFRTLGVSGTIKRLKKKFLKEFGWS comes from the coding sequence ATGAGGGAGAAGCCGAAGTACCTGCCGCCAACCCTTAGGGACAAGAACAGATACATTGCCTTTCAGGTAATCGGAGAGCGCCCCTTCAAGAAGGAGGAGATAAAAAGGGTCATCTGGGATGCCAGCCTCTCAGCCCTCGGCTTTCTAGGCTCCGCCCGGGCCAAGCCCTGGTTCATAAAGTTCGACGAAAAGAGCCAGACCGGGATAGCAAGGGTCGACAGGAAGTACGTGGAGGAGCTCCGCTTTGCCCTGACAATGATCACGGAGATAAATGGCTCAAAAGTCATCTTCAGAACCCTTGGAGTCTCTGGAACAATAAAAAGGCTGAAAAAGAAGTTTTTGAAGGAATTCGGCTGGAGCTAG
- a CDS encoding PIG-L deacetylase family protein, with product MAFEEFETFDEAFSALLDKLDFKINEPFKDVQKVLCIEPHPDDCAIGLGGTIKRLTDSGIEVVYLLLTDGSMGTTDETVSRHELALTRLEEERKSAEILGVKKIHSLDFGDTELPYTREVRKEIVTVIRKEKPEMVLMPDPWLPYEGHLDHRHAGLLGLEAVSFSGLPNFSRSDSIAGLEPHSLPAVGFYYTHKPNYFVDITDVMETKLEAVRVHRSQFTEDVWELWEPYLRTIALYYGKMSGHKYAEGIRFIPGLFLHICPFAELI from the coding sequence GTGGCGTTCGAGGAGTTTGAGACCTTTGACGAGGCTTTTTCAGCTCTGCTGGACAAGCTCGATTTCAAGATCAACGAGCCGTTCAAGGATGTGCAAAAAGTCCTCTGCATAGAACCTCACCCCGATGACTGCGCCATCGGATTAGGGGGCACGATTAAGAGGCTCACGGACTCAGGAATAGAGGTTGTCTACCTCCTCCTCACAGACGGCTCCATGGGAACCACCGATGAAACCGTTTCGAGGCACGAACTCGCCCTGACCAGGCTTGAGGAGGAGAGGAAGAGCGCCGAGATCCTCGGGGTTAAAAAAATACACTCCCTCGACTTTGGGGACACAGAACTGCCCTACACCCGGGAGGTCAGAAAGGAGATCGTTACTGTGATAAGGAAGGAGAAGCCTGAGATGGTTTTGATGCCCGACCCCTGGCTGCCCTACGAAGGCCATCTGGATCACAGGCACGCAGGACTTCTTGGACTTGAGGCGGTCAGCTTCTCCGGTCTTCCGAACTTCAGCAGATCGGATTCAATAGCGGGACTGGAGCCCCACAGCCTCCCGGCGGTTGGTTTTTACTACACACACAAACCCAATTATTTCGTTGATATAACGGACGTTATGGAAACCAAGCTGGAGGCAGTGAGGGTGCACAGGAGTCAGTTCACTGAGGACGTTTGGGAGCTGTGGGAGCCTTACCTGAGGACGATAGCTTTGTACTATGGAAAAATGAGCGGGCATAAATATGCCGAGGGCATAAGGTTTATTCCGGGGCTGTTTCTGCATATCTGCCCATTTGCCGAGCTTATCTAA